In Cicer arietinum cultivar CDC Frontier isolate Library 1 chromosome 1, Cicar.CDCFrontier_v2.0, whole genome shotgun sequence, one DNA window encodes the following:
- the LOC101496799 gene encoding pentatricopeptide repeat-containing protein At2g27610 produces the protein MILNPSLRAFTNTSSNPFLRLKRFSVALNPITSLCDTDPHIAHHLFDKIPLINLKEHNQLIFRYSRNNQTKEAFHLFVSLLRSSLTPDESTLSCIFKLCACSFDGTLGRQVHCQCLKFGLSNHVSVGTSLVDMYMKTESVSDGRRVFDEMGERNVVSWTSLFAGYSWNGLNDYVWELFCQMQCEGCLPNQFTVSAVIAALAKEGGFDKGLQFHAMVVKHGFEAEIPVCNSLISLYSKLGMLREAREVFDKMENKDWVSWNSMIAGHVTNGQDLKTFETFNSMLLAGAKPTYMTFASVIKSCASVRELMLVRMMQCKALKSGFITHQIVVTALMVALSKCKEMDDAFSLFSLMEEGKNVVSWTAMISGYLQNGGTDHAVNLFSQMRREGVKPNHFTYSAILTVQHTVFVSEMHAEVIKTNYEKSSSVGTALLDAYVKLGNINDAVKVFEIIETKDLMAWSAMLSGYAQTGETEGAAKIFRQLIKEGIKPNEFTFSSIINACTAPTAASEQGKQFHAYAIKMRLNNSLCVSSALVTMYAKRGNIDSAHEVFKRQRERDLVSWNSMISGYAQHGQAKKALEVFDEMQRRNMEVDEVTFIGVITACTHAGLVDKGQKYFNSMINDHHINPTMKHYSCMIDLYSRAGMLEKTMHIINEMPFPPGATVWRTLLGAARVHHNIDLGELAAEKLISLQPEDSAAYVLLSNLYAASGNWQERTNVRKLMDKRKVKKEPGYSWIEVKNKTYSFLAGDLTHPLSNQIYSKLSELTIRLKDAGYQPDTNYVFHDIEDEQKETILSHHSERLALAFGLIATVPEIPIQIVKNLRVCGDCHNYIKLVSLIEQRYIVVRDSNRFHHFKNGLCSCGDYW, from the coding sequence ATGATTCTGAACCCCTCTTTAAGGGCATTCACCAACACTTCATCTAACCCATTTCTCAGACTCAAACGTTTTTCTGTTGCACTCAATCCCATTACCTCTTTATGCGACACTGATCCTCACATTGCACATCATCTGTTCGACAAAATTCCTCTGATAAACCTCAAAGAACATAACCAGTTAATCTTCCGTTACTCTCGCAATAACCAAACCAAAGAAGCGTTCCACCTATTTGTGTCTCTTCTTCGTTCTTCTTTAACGCCTGATGAGTCCACATTGTCCTGTATTTTTAAGCTTTGTGCTTGCTCCTTTGATGGGACATTGGGTAGACAAGTTCATTGCCAATGCCTTAAATTTGGACTATCGAATCATGTTAGTGTAGGAACTTCCCTTGTTGATATGTATATGAAAACTGAGTCTGTTAGTGATGGAAGGAGAGTTTTTGATGAAATGGGTGAGAGGAATGTTGTGTCTTGGACTTCATTGTTCGCAGGTTATTCGTGGAACGGACTCAATGATTATGTGTGGGAATTGTTCTGTCAGATGCAATGTGAGGGGTGTTTGCCTAATCAGTTTACAGTTTCTGCTGTTATTGCAGCTTTGGCCAAAGAGGGTGGTTTTGATAAAGGATTGCAATTTCATGCCATGGTTGTGAAGCATGGTTTCGAGGCGGAAATACCTGTGTGCAATTCTCTGATTAGTTTGTATTCAAAGTTGGGGATGTTAAGAGAAGCTAGAGAGGTTTTTGATAAAATGGAGAATAAGGATTGGGTGTCTTGGAATAGCATGATTGCAGGACATGTGACAAATGGACAGGATTTAAAgacttttgaaacttttaatAGCATGCTACTTGCAGGGGCTAAGCCTACTTATATGACATTTGCTAGTGTTATTAAGTCATGTGCTAGTGTTAGAGAATTGATGTTAGTAAGAATGATGCAGTGTAAGGCCCTGAAGAGTGGTTTTATTACACACCAAATTGTCGTAACTGCGCTCATGGTAGCGTTGAGTAAGTGCAAGGAAATGGACGATGCGTTTAGTCTATTCTCGTTGATGGAAGAGGGTAAGAATGTGGTGTCATGGACTGCTATGATCAGTGGTTACTTGCAGAATGGTGGCACGGACCATGCTGTGAATTTGTTTTCCCAAATGAGGAGGGAAGGTGTCAAACCAAATCATTTCACATATTCTGCTATCCTTACTGTGCAGCATACTGTTTTCGTTTCTGAAATGCATGCCGAAGTTATCAAAACTAATTATGAAAAGTCGTCTTCGGTGGGAACTGCACTTTTAGATGCTTATGTTAAACTAGGAAATATTAATGATGCTGTAAAAGTTTTTGAGATAATTGAAACAAAGGACTTAATGGCATGGTCAGCAATGCTATCAGGGTATGCACAAACAGGGGAAACTGAAGGAGCTGCTAAAATCTTCCGCCAATTGATAAAAGAGGGGATCAAACCAAATGAGTTTACCTTTTCCAGCATCATTAATGCATGTACTGCTCCTACTGCGGCATCCGAACAAGGAAAACAATTCCATGCCTATGCGATTAAGATGAGATTAAACAATTCTTTATGTGTAAGTAGTGCTCTTGTTACCATGTATGCAAAGAGAGGCAATATCGATAGCGCACATGAAGTTTTCAAAAGACAACGTGAGAGGGACTTGGTTTCTTGGAACTCAATGATCTCTGGATATGCACAGCATGGCCAGGCCAAGAAAGCTTTAGAGGTATTCGATGAGATGCAAAGACGAAACATGGAAGTGGACGAGGTAACATTCATCGGAGTCATTACTGCGTGCACGCATGCTGGCCTAGTGGACAAAGGTCAAAAGTACTTCAATTCAATGATCAATGATCATCACATTAATCCAACAATGAAGCACTATTCTTGCATGATCGATCTCTATAGCCGTGCAGGGATGCTGGAAAAAACCATGCATATCATAAACGAGATGCCATTTCCTCCTGGTGCAACCGTGTGGCGCACTCTCTTGGGAGCCGCTCGAGTACACCACAATATAGATCTCGGTGAACTTGCTGCTGAAAAACTTATTTCTCTGCAGCCGGAAGACTCGGCTGCATATGTATTATTATCCAATTTGTATGCTGCATCAGGAAACTGGCAAGAAAGAACCAATGTGAGAAAACTGATGGATAAGAGAAAAGTGAAAAAAGAACCAGGGTATAGCTGGATTGAGGTGAAAAACAAGACATACTCATTCTTGGCTGGTGATTTGACACACCCTTTGTCAAACCAAATTTACTCAAAACTTTCAGAATTGACTATCAGGTTGAAAGATGCAGGTTATCAACCTGATACAAACTATGTATTTCATGATATTGAAGATGAACAAAAAGAA
- the LOC101509983 gene encoding protein HIRA isoform X2: protein MSNGICTAVLRGHSSLVKGVAWDPIGSFIASQSDDKTVIIWRTSDWSLAHRTDGHWSKSLGSTFFRRLGWSPCGHFITTTHGFKKPRHSAPVLERGEWSATFDFLGHNAPIIVVKFNHYMFSKNSSSNAQEAKSASVGWTNSASKAGCKEQQPYNVIAIGSQDRTITVWTTASPRPLFVAKHFFTQSVVDLSWSPDGFSLFACSLDGSVATFHFEVKELGQRLDDGELDELKRSRYGDVRGCKVNLAESPAQLLLEAASTKKTSSKKVVSDVQQNKTMSKACVSEGDTTKNSKPQIDDGKKSGGPVGDESNILTTSGRISSPVKQKEYRRADGRKRIIPEVVGVPAQPENISGAPQQALEFHLVTSEHRKNSDRAISNADDIRASSLGGANIRHSDLKERSGVTAKATISEGLIIEKVPDSAGDGSINVQHLGNSMTSSSLAACSAVLSIRVFDKKGGEDTSPILLEARPREQHTVNDIAAVGNTSMMKETEIVCTRGAQTLWSDRISEKVTVLAGNANFWAVGCEDGCLQIYTKCGRRAMPTMMTGSAATFVDCDEGWTLLLVTRKGSLYLWDLFNRTCLLQDSLTSLVASSPNSSTKDAGTIKVISAKLSKSGSPLVVLATRHAFLFDMSVKCWLRVADDCFPASNFASSWSLGSIQSGELAALQVDLRKYLARKPGWTRVTDDGVQTRAHLESQLASSLALGSPNEYRQCLLSYVRFLAREADESRLREVCESFLGPPTGMAEEASSDSKNLAWDPFVLGMRKHKLLREDILPSMASNRKVQRLLNEFMDLISEYEIVDKNQDQMNLKLLKLSSPATNTIESSSLAIDKEDCAQAKLD, encoded by the exons ATGAGCAATGGCATTTGCACTGCTGTTCTAAGGGGCCACTCTAGCCTGGTTAAAGGGGTTGCTTGGGATCCTATTGGCTCTTTTATAGCAAGTCAATCCGATGATAAAACTGTAATTATTTGGCGAACTAGCGATTGGAGTCTTGCTCATAGGACCGATGGTCATTGGTCAAAATCA CTTGGATCAACCTTTTTCAGGCGGCTTGGATGGTCTCCGTGTGGTCATTTTATTACCACCACTCATGGTTTCAAGAAGCCTAGGCATTCGGCCCCTGTTCTTGAGAGAGGGGAATGGTCTGCAACATTTGATTTCTTAGGACACAATGCTCCAATCATTGTGGTGAAGTTCAACCATTATATGTTTAGTAAGAATTCCTCCTCTAATGCTCAGGAAGCGAAATCTGCATCTGTCGGGTGGACCAACAGTGCTTCCAAGGCTGGATGCAAAGAGCAACAGCCTTACAATGTCATTGCCATCGGAAGTCAGGATCGAACTATAACAGTGTGGACTACTGCAAGTCCTCGTCCTTTATTTGTTGCTAAGCATTTTTTCACTCAAAGTGTTGTAGATTTATCCTG GAGCCCTGATGGATTTTCACTTTTTGCATGCTCCTTGGATGGATCTGTAGCTACATTTCATTTTGAGGTAAAAGAACTTGGTCAGAGATTAGATGATGGTGAGCTAGACGAGTTGAAGAGAAGTCGTTATGGCGATGTGAGAGGCTGCAAAGTAAACTTAGCAGAAAGTCCGGCACAGTTACTGCTAGAAGCAGCTTCTACCAAGAAAACATCTAGCAAAAAAGTGGTTTCTGATGTCCAACAAAACAAGACAATGTCAAAGGCTTGTGTTAGTGAAGGGGACACTACAAAGAATTCCAAGCCTCAAATTGACGATGGTAAGAAGAGTGGAGGTCCTGTTGGTGATGAATCAAACATTCTTACAACCTCTGGTCGGATTTCTAGTCCTGTGAAGCAAAAGGAGTATAGACGCGCTGATGGCCGTAAAAGAATCATTCCGGAAGTAGTCGGAGTGCCTGCTCAGCCGGAAAACATTTCTGGTGCACCTCAGCAAGCTCTTGAGTTTCATCTTGTCACTTCTGAACACAGAAAGAATTCTGATAGAGCTATTTCTAATGCTGATGACATTAGAGCAAGTTCATTGGGAGGAGCAAATATCAGACATTCAGATTTAAAAGAACGTTCCGGGGTTACTGCTAAGGCCACAATTTCTGAGGGCCTGATAATTGAGAAAGTTCCAGATTCTGCTGGTGATGGAAGCATCAATGTTCAGCATTTGGGAAATTCAATGACTTCTAGTTCTTTAGCTGCTTGTAGTGCTGTACTTTCTATTAGAGTATTTGACAAGAAAGGAGGGGAAGATACTTCACCTATTCTTTTGGAAGCACGCCCAAGAGAACAACACACGGTAAATGATATTGCAGCCGTGGGAAATACGTCAATGATGAAAGAAACTGAAATTGTATGCACAAGGGGAGCTCAAACACTTTGGTCTGATAGGATATCAGAAAAAGTCACTGTTTTAGCCGGCAATGCAAATTTCTGGGCAGTTGGGTGTGAAGATGGATGTCTGCAG ATTTACACAAAGTGTGGGAGACGAGCGATGCCTACCATGATGACGGGATCGGCAGCGACCTTTGTAGACTGTGATGAGGGCTGGACATTGTTGCTGGTGACAAGAAAAGGATCCCTTTATTTATGGGATTTATTTAACCGAACTTGTCtccttcaagattcattaacttCTTTAGTTGCTTCAAGTCCTAACTCATCCACTAAAGATGCAG GAACTATTAAAGTTATATCTGCAAAGCTATCGAAATCTGGTTCACCTCTTGTTGTGTTGGCTACACGCCATGCTTTCCTATTTGACATGAGTGTCAAGTGTTGGCTGAGGGTTGCAGATGATTGCTTCCCTGCATCAAATTTTGCCAGCTCTTGGAGTTTGGGTTCAATTCAAAGTGGCGAGCTGGCTGCTTTACAGGTTgatcttagaaaatatttggcTCGAAAACCTGGTTGGACAAG AGTGACTGATGATGGAGTGCAGACACGTGCTCATTTGGAATCTCAATTGGCTTCTTCCTTGGCTTTGGGATCTCCAAATGAATATCGCCAATGCCTATTGTCCTACGTACGCTTTCTTGCAAG AGAAGCAGATGAATCTCGATTACGGGAAGTCTGTGAGAGTTTCCTTGGACCTCCAACAGGGATGGCTGAGGAAGCATCTTCAGATTCAAAAAACTTAGCATGGGATCCTTTTGTCCTT GGAATGAGGAAACACAAGCTCCTTAGGGAAGACATTCTTCCATCCATGGCATCTAACAGAAAAGTTCAGAGATTGCTTAACGAATTCATGGACCTGATATCTGAGTATGAGATAGTTGACAAAAATCAAGACCAAATGAATCTCAAGTTACTAAAGTTATCTTCACCGGCAACCAATACAATTGAGAGCAGTTCACTAGCAATAGACAAGGAGGACTGTGCTCAAGCAAAACTGGATTAG
- the LOC101509983 gene encoding protein HIRA isoform X1, giving the protein MIAEKPSWVRHEGMQIFSIDVQPGGLRFATGGGDHKVRIWNMKSVSTDMENYDSSQRLLATLRDHFGSVNCVRWAKHGRFVASGSDDQAILIHERKPGSGTTEFGSGEPPDIENWKVVMTLRGHSADVVDLNWSPDDSALASGSLDNTIHVWNMSNGICTAVLRGHSSLVKGVAWDPIGSFIASQSDDKTVIIWRTSDWSLAHRTDGHWSKSLGSTFFRRLGWSPCGHFITTTHGFKKPRHSAPVLERGEWSATFDFLGHNAPIIVVKFNHYMFSKNSSSNAQEAKSASVGWTNSASKAGCKEQQPYNVIAIGSQDRTITVWTTASPRPLFVAKHFFTQSVVDLSWSPDGFSLFACSLDGSVATFHFEVKELGQRLDDGELDELKRSRYGDVRGCKVNLAESPAQLLLEAASTKKTSSKKVVSDVQQNKTMSKACVSEGDTTKNSKPQIDDGKKSGGPVGDESNILTTSGRISSPVKQKEYRRADGRKRIIPEVVGVPAQPENISGAPQQALEFHLVTSEHRKNSDRAISNADDIRASSLGGANIRHSDLKERSGVTAKATISEGLIIEKVPDSAGDGSINVQHLGNSMTSSSLAACSAVLSIRVFDKKGGEDTSPILLEARPREQHTVNDIAAVGNTSMMKETEIVCTRGAQTLWSDRISEKVTVLAGNANFWAVGCEDGCLQIYTKCGRRAMPTMMTGSAATFVDCDEGWTLLLVTRKGSLYLWDLFNRTCLLQDSLTSLVASSPNSSTKDAGTIKVISAKLSKSGSPLVVLATRHAFLFDMSVKCWLRVADDCFPASNFASSWSLGSIQSGELAALQVDLRKYLARKPGWTRVTDDGVQTRAHLESQLASSLALGSPNEYRQCLLSYVRFLAREADESRLREVCESFLGPPTGMAEEASSDSKNLAWDPFVLGMRKHKLLREDILPSMASNRKVQRLLNEFMDLISEYEIVDKNQDQMNLKLLKLSSPATNTIESSSLAIDKEDCAQAKLD; this is encoded by the exons ATGATTGCAGAAAAACCTAGTTGGGTAAGACATGAAGGTATGCAAATATTCTCCATTGATGTTCAACCTGGTGGTCTCAGATTCGCCACTGGTGGTGGTGACCATAAG GTTCGGATATGGAATATGAAGTCCGTTAGTACGGACATGGAAAATTACGACTCTTCTCAAAGGCTTCTTGCAACCCTGCGTGATCACTTTGGATCTGTCAATTGTGTTAGGTGGGCCAAGCATGGAAGATTTGTTGCATCAGGGTCTGATGATCAGGCGATATTAATTCACGAAAGAAAGCCTGGTTCAGGAACCACAGAATTTGGCAGTGGAGAGCCTCCAGACATTGAAAACTGGAAAGTTGTTATGACTCTGAGAGGGCACTCTGCTGATGTG GTGGATCTTAATTGGTCTCCTGATGATTCTGCTTTGGCTAGTGGGAGTTTGGACAACACTATCCATGTATGGAATATGAGCAATGGCATTTGCACTGCTGTTCTAAGGGGCCACTCTAGCCTGGTTAAAGGGGTTGCTTGGGATCCTATTGGCTCTTTTATAGCAAGTCAATCCGATGATAAAACTGTAATTATTTGGCGAACTAGCGATTGGAGTCTTGCTCATAGGACCGATGGTCATTGGTCAAAATCA CTTGGATCAACCTTTTTCAGGCGGCTTGGATGGTCTCCGTGTGGTCATTTTATTACCACCACTCATGGTTTCAAGAAGCCTAGGCATTCGGCCCCTGTTCTTGAGAGAGGGGAATGGTCTGCAACATTTGATTTCTTAGGACACAATGCTCCAATCATTGTGGTGAAGTTCAACCATTATATGTTTAGTAAGAATTCCTCCTCTAATGCTCAGGAAGCGAAATCTGCATCTGTCGGGTGGACCAACAGTGCTTCCAAGGCTGGATGCAAAGAGCAACAGCCTTACAATGTCATTGCCATCGGAAGTCAGGATCGAACTATAACAGTGTGGACTACTGCAAGTCCTCGTCCTTTATTTGTTGCTAAGCATTTTTTCACTCAAAGTGTTGTAGATTTATCCTG GAGCCCTGATGGATTTTCACTTTTTGCATGCTCCTTGGATGGATCTGTAGCTACATTTCATTTTGAGGTAAAAGAACTTGGTCAGAGATTAGATGATGGTGAGCTAGACGAGTTGAAGAGAAGTCGTTATGGCGATGTGAGAGGCTGCAAAGTAAACTTAGCAGAAAGTCCGGCACAGTTACTGCTAGAAGCAGCTTCTACCAAGAAAACATCTAGCAAAAAAGTGGTTTCTGATGTCCAACAAAACAAGACAATGTCAAAGGCTTGTGTTAGTGAAGGGGACACTACAAAGAATTCCAAGCCTCAAATTGACGATGGTAAGAAGAGTGGAGGTCCTGTTGGTGATGAATCAAACATTCTTACAACCTCTGGTCGGATTTCTAGTCCTGTGAAGCAAAAGGAGTATAGACGCGCTGATGGCCGTAAAAGAATCATTCCGGAAGTAGTCGGAGTGCCTGCTCAGCCGGAAAACATTTCTGGTGCACCTCAGCAAGCTCTTGAGTTTCATCTTGTCACTTCTGAACACAGAAAGAATTCTGATAGAGCTATTTCTAATGCTGATGACATTAGAGCAAGTTCATTGGGAGGAGCAAATATCAGACATTCAGATTTAAAAGAACGTTCCGGGGTTACTGCTAAGGCCACAATTTCTGAGGGCCTGATAATTGAGAAAGTTCCAGATTCTGCTGGTGATGGAAGCATCAATGTTCAGCATTTGGGAAATTCAATGACTTCTAGTTCTTTAGCTGCTTGTAGTGCTGTACTTTCTATTAGAGTATTTGACAAGAAAGGAGGGGAAGATACTTCACCTATTCTTTTGGAAGCACGCCCAAGAGAACAACACACGGTAAATGATATTGCAGCCGTGGGAAATACGTCAATGATGAAAGAAACTGAAATTGTATGCACAAGGGGAGCTCAAACACTTTGGTCTGATAGGATATCAGAAAAAGTCACTGTTTTAGCCGGCAATGCAAATTTCTGGGCAGTTGGGTGTGAAGATGGATGTCTGCAG ATTTACACAAAGTGTGGGAGACGAGCGATGCCTACCATGATGACGGGATCGGCAGCGACCTTTGTAGACTGTGATGAGGGCTGGACATTGTTGCTGGTGACAAGAAAAGGATCCCTTTATTTATGGGATTTATTTAACCGAACTTGTCtccttcaagattcattaacttCTTTAGTTGCTTCAAGTCCTAACTCATCCACTAAAGATGCAG GAACTATTAAAGTTATATCTGCAAAGCTATCGAAATCTGGTTCACCTCTTGTTGTGTTGGCTACACGCCATGCTTTCCTATTTGACATGAGTGTCAAGTGTTGGCTGAGGGTTGCAGATGATTGCTTCCCTGCATCAAATTTTGCCAGCTCTTGGAGTTTGGGTTCAATTCAAAGTGGCGAGCTGGCTGCTTTACAGGTTgatcttagaaaatatttggcTCGAAAACCTGGTTGGACAAG AGTGACTGATGATGGAGTGCAGACACGTGCTCATTTGGAATCTCAATTGGCTTCTTCCTTGGCTTTGGGATCTCCAAATGAATATCGCCAATGCCTATTGTCCTACGTACGCTTTCTTGCAAG AGAAGCAGATGAATCTCGATTACGGGAAGTCTGTGAGAGTTTCCTTGGACCTCCAACAGGGATGGCTGAGGAAGCATCTTCAGATTCAAAAAACTTAGCATGGGATCCTTTTGTCCTT GGAATGAGGAAACACAAGCTCCTTAGGGAAGACATTCTTCCATCCATGGCATCTAACAGAAAAGTTCAGAGATTGCTTAACGAATTCATGGACCTGATATCTGAGTATGAGATAGTTGACAAAAATCAAGACCAAATGAATCTCAAGTTACTAAAGTTATCTTCACCGGCAACCAATACAATTGAGAGCAGTTCACTAGCAATAGACAAGGAGGACTGTGCTCAAGCAAAACTGGATTAG